From a single Miscanthus floridulus cultivar M001 chromosome 8, ASM1932011v1, whole genome shotgun sequence genomic region:
- the LOC136469977 gene encoding uncharacterized protein: MATNYRAEHINFYVTDFDTAYHAILGRLALTKFMAILHYAYLVLKMPLPARVLSLWTNLSIAYAYETESLALAEATDPSIQMASVVIEAKTTSADDMEIPEPP, translated from the coding sequence atggcaaccaactacagagcggagcatatcaacttttatgtcaccgacttcgacaccgcctaccacgccatactagggCGCCTGGCTctaaccaagttcatggccattctgcactatgcatatctggtgttgaagatgcctttgcctgctAGAGTCCTGTCTCTAtggaccaacctctccatcgcctacgcctatgagacagaaagtctcgccctcgccgaagccaccgacccctccatccagatggccagcgtggtcatcGAAGCCAAGACCACATCTGCTGACGACATGGAAATCCCAGAGCCTCCCtag
- the LOC136469978 gene encoding glucan endo-1,3-beta-glucosidase 2-like: MGVNYSRMATNLPNLTAVVQLLKRQGIAQVKLYDADPIVLRALANTGIKVVVALPNEQFSTAASRVSYALLWVRRNVVAYYPATNITAQLNAVFSMVSKLRNYNGVHVVVSETGWPSMGDANKASASAANAVVYNGNLARRVLSGNAGTPRRPDVLCPLSACV; the protein is encoded by the exons ATGGGCGTGAACTACAGCCGCATGGCGACCAACCTGCCGAACCTGACGGCGGTGGTGCAGCTACTGAAGCGGCAGGGCATCGCGCAGGTGAAGCTGTACGATGCTGACCCCATCGTGCTGCGCGCGCTGGCCAACACCGGCATCAAGGTGGTGGTGGCGCTGCCCAACGAGCAATTCTCTACGGCGGCATCGCGCGTGTCCTATGCGCTTCTGTGGGTGCGCCGCAACGTGGTCGCCTACTACCCGGCGAC GAACATCACGGCGCAGCTCAACGCCGTGTTCTCCATGGTCAGCAAGCTCAGGAACTACAATGGCGTGCATGTGGTGGTCTCCGAGACCGGGTGGCCGTCCATGGGCGACGCCAACAAGGCAAGCGCTTCGGCAGCCAACGCCGTGGTGTACAACGGCAACTTGGCGCGCCGCGTGCTCTCTGGCAACGCCGGCACCCCTCGTCGACCTGACGTCCTCTGCCCCTTGTCTGCTTGTGTTTGA